The genomic DNA ttgttgtttttactcaTCCTGCATATCCTCCGGCAATTCGTGCGGATTCAACATGCCAGGTATATTACGCTGCATCAGACGCTTATTAGCCTGCTCCTCGCGAAGTGCTGCCTCTCTCTCTTCTAAGTATAAGTCGGAATCGTCCTCACCAGTTATTTCCTAATAATGGAGACATATATtagtttgtaattaaatttacattctGCAGATTAAAACGTAATGCATAAATAAACTACAAATTTAGCTATTAGATGTACAAAACCTCAAATTGAGTTCTACATTAAAGTAAATTACAACgtttacaaaactttttttttcattttcagtcTTTAAACTTAAGAACTAattgtttgttttcatttcgTGTTAACTCACCCTAATTTGTATAAGGAAATCTCGCAAATGCTCTTTAAATGCTTGCACATTTTCGTCCAGATTGAAAAGACCAGTAACAAAGACCTTTATCTGGTTATCAGTTAAGTGATTGAAAGCTGATTTCAGCAAAGAGGCCACATACTCTTGTATGAAAATGGTGTTGTCCGGTATTGGGCCAAGGCTAACAGTAATTTTGTTATTCTCTACCAATGAGAACATATATGCTAATATTGTGGCATGATTGGCGAGTCCTGCTGTGTGCGAAGTATCAGTGACAACGGAGAATATCTGCATTAAAATATCAGTGAAATACGTTTGATAGAAACTTTGCGCAGCCTGTGGGTGTTGTTCCAAATTTTGCAACATCTGTAAAAAGAAGATTAAcatatgttattgtattttcgaaatttttcctAATGTATGTCTGTTTTAAGTTTacagatatatatgtaccttATATAAGATGTTCAAACCCATGTCAGCAACATTGCGCATCGTGTGCTTAAAAGCCCATACAACGGAATCGAACACAAGCCTAAATTGTGCCGGTGGAATATTGAGAAATGCTTTAAAGCAATGCGCATTGACGGCTTGCAGGAGCTCGTAAAAGCTAGTTCGGTGTTGTGGATAATCTTCGAAATTCTTATTAATCATATCTAGAGTGCACTCAAAGACggcatcaaatatttttggtactTCGTTTGTGATGTGATTGCGGAGTTTGTGCACAATTATGGCCATTGAGCTAAGCACTTTTGGTTCTCTGGCAGACGGCACCTTACAAcgctataaataaaattttgttatttcatataaatatgtacatgtatttatgtttttgcgATATGTGATGTAATGTGTAATATTGATTTTTACCTGGTAATCTAACAAAACAGCATCGAGTAGTGGCGGAATAAAGTTATCCATAACCAATTGATTGTCATTAGAACGCGATACCCATTCCGAGATTAAATTCAAAGTCTCTTTTTTTACAACATTCATTGATTTTATAAGCGGTTGGTTATTTACAACGACACCGTTTACCTCAATCGCCTGAATTATGTTTTCAGATGTTATTTTATAGACATTGAgcatatccaaatatatacGTCCCAACTGAATTACGTAGGCATGCCCTAAAGCCTTACATGCGGCTACATTCGTCTTCAAAATGCTACCAAGCTGCTTTACAGCTGTCATATTTTTGAGAAAGTCAACATTCTTGGAGGCACGTGAGATTATATCATCCCAAACCTGATTTGGCAAGAACATATACTTCTCAATTAAGGCGTCCTGCTGTACTTGATCAACCTGTGCGGATATCATGTAGCCAACTGCTTCATAGAACGTATGCACCTaatggtaaatatttaaattagttcAACAATACGATAACACATACATTTTAATCACTACTTGCCTGTTGAGGCTGCAAGTCACAAATTATGCTGCTCATGGTGCTTAATATTTCATCGATGAAGGTACATGCCTCATTAGGCTGTATGGTCACAAAGTAGCGTCTACATTTGATGGCAATTTTTATGAATGTATCGCAAGCCATATCCTGCACGCCATCATGTGTTTCGTGCATAAATTCGAAAAGTTTATTAACAACAGTTTTCAGAAATTTCCAATGAGCACGCAGAAAGCGTGGATACTGTCCAACAACATACATGATATTAGAGGCGATGATAGCCTTATTATCTTTACCCTTTTTTTGTTCGCACAAGCCAAGCAGATCTTTTATAACTGTAACGAGGAAACGTTTTTCGTCTTCTTCGCAGAAAGCACCtacaaataagtttaaaaatactTGATGTTATAAACGTGTACTCGCTAAAAATCCAAATAAAATTAGGTGAAAGGCACTCTTTTCTACTCAGTATATtgtggaaaatatatttaaaaaaaatttttaaattgaaattgtaaaatagaataaaaaatacataatttgaaaataacatataaaaaataagccaAACAAATTTAGAGCGGAGTAAAACCGGATATTGTCAGATTGGATTAAGGCATACTTCTTCTAGTGAAAAAAGTAATAccaataatttcttaaatttcatGGTACGTTATGCTAAAATTCGGAAAATGTGCATTTTtacttacgtacatacatacatatatcatttttGCCTTTCGTAATATAAGATAAGGAGCTATCCATATTAAAAAACTTGCGTTAGTTATCCTCGGAATTATTACGTTtgctcttaaaattttttcaattaagatTTCattagaaaacaagaaaaaaaaaacgttaacatcggttGTATCAAAGCTATGCTACGTCATAATTAcgaaagattccatacaagaacttgatttttatcggtcagttgtctgctatagtggcccgatctgagcaaaatatattgtaatgttgccttgagcaataattcatgccaaatttcgtgtctaataaaaagtttttcatgcaagtaCGCGATTTTAATCGTTAAGTTCTTATAGCAGCtaatatgttatagtggtccgatttcgttttcgacaaatgagcagcttcttgaagggAAAAAAATTTGGGTTaagtttcagatcaatatctcaaaaactgaggtactaatAACACATACAGACAAATGGACTgaataaatcgactcaactcgtcatgctaatcatttctatatacacatatactttacgaggtctccgacttttccttctgagtgttacaaacatcgtggcaaacttaagataccctgttaagggtataaaaatatcaaaacgaTTATTCACTGATACATTCCTACATGTTAACCTAATCCCAAAACtttacaattaaatataataataaaatgatacTTTAACATTAACGTTTACCTGATATGGATCCTATAGCCCAGCAAAGCGTGTTAAGGTTTTTCCATGAGAACTCTGTACCATTAACTTGATTCATTAGCTTTAATGTCATTATGCGTTCTGTGTCAGCATAATCCAAATGTGTAAGAAATACGAGCGTTTCGCGCATattcttatataaatttatggcaTTAGTATCTTTCATAAATTCTCGAACAACTTCGCCATTTTCATTTTCGACAACAAGTACTTCTTCAGGTTTAGCCATCCTTGAAATCATGATATATCGAACTTTAGATAAGATATTGCCGTAAAAGCGACGTCGGGGAAACACATTACGTTTGGCTAAAGATACTGCATCAGTTTGAGTAATATGCGTTGTAGCGCCCACAAATGTTTCGCTATTATAAAGATCCTCAACCAGATTATTCCAGTACtccatacaaattttgaaaacctCAACATCCTCAACTTCGGATATCATTACCAAATAAAGTAGAGCCTGATTTAAATAGTCGATATATTTGACATCCTCTACAAGTTTACCATGTTCTTTCAGGAATGTGCACAAGAACATTGCCAAATTCTGAACAAAAACTTGTTCAGTGCTGCTGCCGTTAGCGTAAATATGACTCATATTGGGATTTTGTCCGATCATTTGATCTAACTGCACCATCGTATCCTTAAACATTCTCGCAAAATTTTCGTTATAATCGGGCACAGAGAGGCCTGCAATCTCAGAGAGGCACTGCAATGTAACATTTCGAAACATTGGGacacttaaaaatttataaattagtgTTTCAATTAATGCTGTCTCAAATATATAGCCCAATGGAATCCAACTCAGGAATCGGAGCAATGTCTCTAAAGTAACTTGTATTAGAGGTGCATTCATAGAACTTTCCAAAACAAAAGAACAAAGCTGAAATATTTGCGAAAATTCTGAGCACATGGTATCTTTCAGATGTTTAGCCTTCATTTGAGTTATTTGCCCAGCTGAAAAGTCAAAAACCTCTTCACTAAGGTTTTTTAAAATAACCATATTATTCTTGCAAAGGCTTTCGTTTGTCTTCGAAGCTCCTACAATGTCACTTATGAATGTCTCCCAGTTCCGAGGCCATTCACGTTTCAATATCTGTACCAATATTAAATTCAACTTGTTTAAGTATACTTTATTTGCCTCCATTGTTTCAGGATCTGAGGATGTTTTAATAATAAGTCCAACAACATATTTCTTGATTCCCTCACACTGGTTGCGGGGTAAAATTTTCCAACGAGTTTTAATTACTTCTTCCAGTATTTGCAGTGCATAAAATTTGGTTCTCTGATTTTGAGAGAATTCTAATATGCTGTCTACTCGCGTCCATGCATCTGGATGCTCACGCAATGTTGTAAGAATATCTTGTGCAAGGCGTAACTGCTCCCCCTGTGACGTATACAAGCATTCTACAATCTTGTCTAATAAGCTAATGTCAAGCTTCTGAGAAAAATCCAACAATTTGCTGGCTTCCTCCGTCGAAAGCATCGCCATTGCCTTATAATAAAAGCAGCGCTCTCGTCTGCGTCTATCGTTGATGTTAGGATTAATTTTGTTGAAGACGAGAATTCAGGGATTTTGTATATTTAggtattttatgtttatatatgttatttcaCAGATGaatctgaaaattaaaaacaactaaaatgaAAAGGTTGaagagttttattttataaggcATTGAGCAAATGTgtgattatatatgtatatatttttatatgctccATTCTTCTGTGAACCTTTTAGGCAATTGCGTCGCATGCGACATTCTACATTTCCATATGATTTTACTTGCGAGCGTTAAAAAGTCTTTAcctcttaaaaataattaatataaatgtttttgtaatttttgttatatattttaacatcGTTTACAGAACAATCGTacattttttagtaatattaaaGTTTTCAGGAAAATGTGCGTGTCCCGCAAAATACATCCATCACATACACTCTTCTTCTTTGCTTTATGTATCGCACTTACCTACCAAATATCAGCAGCCGTCGTTATAGTGCTCGCctcgaatttaattaaaaatgcgaAAGAGTTAAAGAAAACTAATGGACGATATATCTTTATTATAAATGGCGAAACTTCACTCGTAATCTTTCATTCAAATCCTCAAGTGAACTCACTACGCTCTTTCACACtcacaatttataaaatttaacaaaatattagcGATTTTTTCTACTAAAAAAACGCTGATGACCGCAAAACGAAACTCACACAAATCCTCAGACTTAGAAAATCTTCACTTTCGTCATTTCCTTTGATGTGAAATTCGTCTTTTAACATAATACCAAGAATAACGCGTCCCAGAGTTGTATTTGTAATTACTAAGGTCGACGAACACGCTATTTAGAAACTACACTGAACAGTTTTATTAATTGTTGACTCTCAAATGTAATTCAGACGTAAAATCTGTATTGgaagttattatttaattaaaactaaaagttATACTTAATGAATTATCTagctttttatttatgaatttagaAGATAATATTGTAGCATTATGTTTGGATTATTAAGCGGTAACCGGtttcgtttttaattaaaaactctaCCACACTGGCAATCGATGCAACAGCCATGCGTGAAGAAGAGCCAAAGAGAAGAAAACGAGAATAAATCAACAGACCGCTGGTTTTATTGGTATAACATAACTTTAACTTAGCAATCCGTAGAATAAAATTTATACTAatcattcaaaataaataatcttTTAAAATACTCAACTTAGCATTGTGACAACTGATTAATCGTCAGTTATTTATATAGCTTAGGAACAGGCACTGGAAGTTTTTATTACGGGGCATCTCGACAGGCAATTAAAGATTGCTAAGAATCTAAATCGCGAGCAATATTGACAATGGTGACTGCGTATTGCTAATatttagcaattgatgtctaaataCATTTCATGCCATACATTACTAGCAATAAACTGTCATTTTGATGGTTTGACAGAGcacacaaattttgaaaagGCAACATGTACATGCATAGCTTCGGTGGCATGATGCCAACAAAGATGAAATGCCAATGTTTTATATTTCGTTGCCTAAACCGTAATTCAGCAAAGTAATATTCAAAACATGGAAAATagcatttaaatacatacatggctgtcctcataaaatttttaaacagttcAAGATGATATTTTACGATAGCATATGCCTACACAAAACATTGCCAACCTCAATGGCAATGTATTTGACAGATGGTTAAGATGTACATTGCTTGTGGAGAGGTGGCGTAACCATTATTATACGATTaaggtttttatattttaataaatccaTCCTATGAAAGCGAACAAAATCAAGAAGAAGCGGTAAACATCGCTTTTTTCACATGTGTTTAACAGCTCCTTTTTCTTTCTTAAATTCGTTAATTGTGGTcgttaaattttattcttatgtttcaATCGTCGTCCCTTCGCAAACGAAAACCGGTTTGGACGGCAAAATGAGCCCTCGTCTGAACATGCAAATATATGACTTAGGACATTTACACAGTTTTGCGTGTATAGAAAGCAAGTTTTGTGAACTGTTTTCGCCACGCACTCACAATAATCGAACTATCTGTAGGTCAACTAACCACAACTTGGTGAGAACGGTTCTGTCAGTTAAAGCTATTCCCCAGTTAAGCGGTTAAGGATAATATTAACCAGACATTGATAGAACGACCCTAAATAATGATAAACCAGACATTGATAGAACGGCCCTAAATAATGATATTGAGCGACAAAATAATCCCCGCCTGAACTCCGTCTATGCTTATAAATTTAACAGCTGACAACTCTCATTTCAAGTTCTGGTTAGAAATTAACCAagaccagagaatgtaaatgaatatattcatgtaaatgaatatattcattaacattctctgctattaCGGTTTTTAACCTAACTGcattttggttgaagttttAAAATTCGGTATTATAGTTTTCAACTCAacccttcaaaaaaatttcggttGAAGCGGTgtcaaacttaatttttttttattacggttttcaactctgTACCAGTGGGGTTGCCTAGAGTTTAAAATAATGCCAACTGCTAACAAGCACTTAAgcattaatgaatttattttaaaaaaataaatatgaaaatggaaAGTGGGTAAAGAGAACTAGCAAGGCAAACATTTAAACGACGCAATTATATATGTTCTGAAGTTcaactgtcaaaattttactttccatttggcacagtaaaatgtaaaattttttcaccCTAACTCAACACAGGAAAAATGTTACCGTTTGGCACACAGCCTTTATATGTGATTTTTAAATCTGTTAATCTGGCAACACTgtcattttatttatgttttattgtttttgagtTCTAATtggcatatttttcttaaactaTGTCGATTTATATACTTTGTTTAACAACAAATGGAGGTTTACCTGTCTTTACCCGTAAAAAAGGCGATTGTGACAATGTGAGCGTAAATTtcgattttctaaaaatttcattGACGACAAATTAATTCCATCTTCCTTTTTACAGCTGCCTTTTTCTACTGTGGCTTCATTAAATGGTTttcatatgttttttaaatctttGGGCATAACGTTACAGGTAACATATTCCGAAGATTGGACTTATGTTTGGAGAGATTTTCACAATGCCGTCACTCTGATCGTTTGTGCACGGTCCATGACTGAAGGAGTATTGCAGACATTAGCCGAAATCGTTTTTGGTTCAATATcactttttgttaattttgatgAGCTTGTGGATCTGACTTTGCTAGAGAGAATGAAGAAAGAAGCAAGAAATTATATGCCTGTTGTAGATGCGGCACTTGAAGCTTGCACAACGCGCGTGATGGGATTTACAAATTGTATACTATCAACTGAAAACCAACAATTGGCTCAGCGATTAAACGATTTTAGTGGCCTGTGCGGTTCACTCTTTTGTTGCCTTGTAGTTGGTAATAATGTTACGGTCGGTACAGAAGGCTGGTGGGATTTGGATGCTATAGATCGTGAATTACTTCTGCTTTTATTAAATTCGTCAAGTTCTCTACAAAATGACATTCCTGTATATTTGCCGAAAAAAGACGCAACGGTAGAAAAAATATACTTACTTTGTTTAATAACtgtattttgtttcttttaaaaGTTAGCATATAGATTCGTAACAATTCCATTGGCTCCAAGTAgtgttatttgtgttatatGCGGTGCTGCACCTAGTTTTCGTGAATTGCGGTCTATGGCGCAGGACACATTTTGCTCAGAAAGTTTATTGCAGAACATGGAACGAAGTATAACGCGCAGCTTACCGGAAGAATTGGAGATCGATCAGTGTGTTCTGGCAATAATTGTAGCTAATCTGAacgttaaaaaatgtatacttacACCTAATTCCAACCAAGCTTCAGGTGGAAAAAGGACAATAGGAGGAGGCATTCTACGTctagatttattaaaaaaaattttcgatcaaaccgtacaatacaataaaaatattaatggtgTTCATACAGATGACCAAATACGTTCGCGTTGTATTGAACCACTGGACCAATATTGGTGCTTAGATTACTATAAGTGCTATGCTCATTATGATAATATTGGAAACActatttttatcttatttatgTCTTCAGTTCCAACGCCGGCAATGAGGTATGTtgaatttcagaaaatattgtagtatataCAAATAGGAAACAAtgcatataaatgtgtatgaTATTTAGTAGTGAAAATAGCTATTTTAATATGgtaatattactatttttttcagATTCATAGCCCAAAAACTTCTATACTCAATTCTACAAGACAAGACAATCAGCTggtagattattatttaaaataatatattttgtggaACATATAACATtttgtataacatatatacatatatatatttatgcatgtaatatttaagtataatttattGTCTGAGGATATATTTGCTATTAAAACTATCGTTTCGTACATTAATACAGTctgtataatattttggaaattgttATTGTCGGTGTTCTAGATGTATATAATCATATAAGACGTAAATTTTTATCATGTTactagcaaatatatatacgtattttattttttacttaatattttttagcgCACATTTTGGAGTAATAACAAAGATTAACTTATATAAGGTTGTATTAATgctcaaaaacaataatttgtcAAAAATGTTCCAatccataatttatttatttattttttaaaaagcagccattttgctttgttttgttttgcgtttatgattcaaaaataaacatttcaaatattttaaccaTAATTCAtgagaaaaacaaattatttttttgacattatggattaaatttttgttcgTAAAGGATACACCCTCCGAAGTAAGGAGAACTTTATTATTAGTGTCAACGTTATTTGGCAAGATTCGAATTCTATTTGGTTGATATCATAAATACGAATAATAATTCTCTACACATAGTAtatgaattaaaattgtatagaaaaatatgaataaaataaaatgcagtaataaatgtttataattaaactaGATAAAATGAGTATTGATTGGCAAAtctaatgaaaatataatttacatatagatacatatataaagaaaacaACTGCgcgtatgaattttttttatatcaataatGAAAAGTTACATAATAAGTTTTTTCGTCGATTACTGACTAACTGGCTTTCATCAAGtagaaatttttcatatttaatattattagtgTCTCTATTCAAAGTTGTTGAACTTAAAAAGTGTGTCCTTCCGAAGCATCTTACTCAATACTCATTGAATTTGAGtaataaattatatgttaagATTAATTGGAATGTTACCATTGAAAATGGAAGTCAATATGTGAAATAAATCGAGTAGGCAGGGTTAATACAATATCTCATTCTTAAAATACGAGATTTCAGAGTGACTCTTGTCATGCTTTACATTTTCTACTTATATTACAACATTTAATGGTTTGGTTTGTAAGATGTCATACTATCCGCACTCATTTGGCGCTTGTACTTTTGATAATTGTGTGTataaactcttttttttttgttttttgtgttttaacttactattattataacacatttaaattttataaagattcCTGCAAATCTCAACTAGGATAGCGTTGGAACATTACATGTACTTGATTTAATTACTtgcggaatttaaaattgtgaataaCTAATTTTCGTGCAGAAGttgtatataactaatataccTTAGTTACTTGATGTTGTTATAAATTAGGGATTTAAGCTTACATTGTTAATAAAAACATGCTTAATAATTGGAAATTATTGATTTCTTTGTGCTTTTTCAGCGATTAAATCCACTAAATTATGCATCTGgacaacattttaaaaatatagcaacaatgtaatataaaaaaaataataatttattttaataaaaatagcaCTTCATAGCTCAAAAGCAAGATATTTCATAGCATATATGTtaatgttatatttttgtttacacttATAATTTTTGTGATGAGTTACTTTTAACTTATTTTCCTTGCTAGGTTTTAAATTATTGGCTTTCGATAAGATACATTTAAAATACGTACATGTTTCGTCCATaaaataagcaactaatttataCCTGGGTTGAGAATTTGATCTAAGCTTGCATAAGTGCCAAAGAAAAAGCCGCATAAGCCAAAGAGCAGAATCGCAATATCTTTCCATAATATCCAATTATACTTGCCCAAACCCACAGGATAGAATGTGATTATGTCAATTATTGGTGGAGCAATTAGCGCCAACGCCGAACTGCTGACAGCTCCCACTAAAGAGATTATTGGACCCAAATTTGGTATGCAAACAGCCAGgagaactaaaaataaaaaataaattttaacgaaattctGCTTTGATTGTGATCATTCGaatgtatgtcagctatatgctacagtggtccgatctgaaaaatttgttcggatattgtagcgttgtcttggagaataatccatgccatattttgtaaagatatattgtcaaataaaaagttttccatacaagggcatggatcagtttgtatggcagctaaatgctatagtggtccgatatcgtcgATATGGCTAAATTGACGTAGCCTGTTATGCTGATAATCTTCTActtgtatatagatatgtatgtatataaaaattacgtgtCACGTTTTCTCCAAggttatctcctaaactactgaaccgattttagttatatttatcaCACTGTGCCCAGTTTGATTCAACTTAAAAGGTAGGGTAATTTATATCTCAATATTAttgaaagtaaaacaattcataaataaaaaaatatatatttctaaacataagcatgttttcaaaatgcaaaaaaaaataataataatattttcagtaaaatggaaaatttattattttttccattaacaaatatttgtatgaatcattttcaaatttaaacctCAAGTACAATCCCTTGGATTCTTATTTTCAAGTATAAGGGTTAATCAACTGTTTGACTATTTCAGGAATGGCTTCTATCATATTATgtcgtaatataatatgtaagatTTTGAAAACGAGAAAAACTTAAAATCACAATATTAATAAAGTTCGGAccaacaaatgtatatagaatTACTTACATGTAACAACAACTAATACAATCCGAAGTAACGTCGATGCTAAATCTTTTGTGCGTTGGTCCTCGCATTGATTGCGAATGAAGGGCTCAACAATATTAACAGGTACATAGAATTGCAAAGTGTATGATAGGAATATTGCTATGGCCATAGCTATCCGTACCATCTGCGATATGCTATAAAAAGAATGCGCGAtaataaaagtgtataattaatttttaagttcatTGCATTTCAGCTGAATCTACTTTTGTCtaatagcaaaatattttataatttattgtattaattcCAAATGTTCATTACTTACAAGTGATCAGGGGGCAAATTTAATGTTATGCTGCCCTTAACATTCTCTCCATACTTTAAATAACCGAAGAAGCCAACTGTGGTATACAGACATGCCACAATAGTCATTCCAGTGTTCAATACACCCGTTGAGCCTCCAAAATCTTCAGGTCTCttcatattattttctaatgGTAATATTACTCCAATT from Bactrocera oleae isolate idBacOlea1 chromosome 3, idBacOlea1, whole genome shotgun sequence includes the following:
- the fy gene encoding protein fuzzy homolog isoform X1, whose product is MSIYILCLTTNGGLPVFTRKKGDCDNLPFSTVASLNGFHMFFKSLGITLQVTYSEDWTYVWRDFHNAVTLIVCARSMTEGVLQTLAEIVFGSISLFVNFDELVDLTLLERMKKEARNYMPVVDAALEACTTRVMGFTNCILSTENQQLAQRLNDFSGLCGSLFCCLVVGNNVTVGTEGWWDLDAIDRELLLLLLNSSSSLQNDIPVYLPKKDATLAYRFVTIPLAPSSVICVICGAAPSFRELRSMAQDTFCSESLLQNMERSITRSLPEELEIDQCVLAIIVANLNVKKCILTPNSNQASGGKRTIGGGILRLDLLKKIFDQTVQYNKNINGVHTDDQIRSRCIEPLDQYWCLDYYKCYAHYDNIGNTIFILFMSSVPTPAMRFIAQKLLYSILQDKTISW
- the emb gene encoding exportin-1; translated protein: MAMLSTEEASKLLDFSQKLDISLLDKIVECLYTSQGEQLRLAQDILTTLREHPDAWTRVDSILEFSQNQRTKFYALQILEEVIKTRWKILPRNQCEGIKKYVVGLIIKTSSDPETMEANKVYLNKLNLILVQILKREWPRNWETFISDIVGASKTNESLCKNNMVILKNLSEEVFDFSAGQITQMKAKHLKDTMCSEFSQIFQLCSFVLESSMNAPLIQVTLETLLRFLSWIPLGYIFETALIETLIYKFLSVPMFRNVTLQCLSEIAGLSVPDYNENFARMFKDTMVQLDQMIGQNPNMSHIYANGSSTEQVFVQNLAMFLCTFLKEHGKLVEDVKYIDYLNQALLYLVMISEVEDVEVFKICMEYWNNLVEDLYNSETFVGATTHITQTDAVSLAKRNVFPRRRFYGNILSKVRYIMISRMAKPEEVLVVENENGEVVREFMKDTNAINLYKNMRETLVFLTHLDYADTERIMTLKLMNQVNGTEFSWKNLNTLCWAIGSISGAFCEEDEKRFLVTVIKDLLGLCEQKKGKDNKAIIASNIMYVVGQYPRFLRAHWKFLKTVVNKLFEFMHETHDGVQDMACDTFIKIAIKCRRYFVTIQPNEACTFIDEILSTMSSIICDLQPQQVHTFYEAVGYMISAQVDQVQQDALIEKYMFLPNQVWDDIISRASKNVDFLKNMTAVKQLGSILKTNVAACKALGHAYVIQLGRIYLDMLNVYKITSENIIQAIEVNGVVVNNQPLIKSMNVVKKETLNLISEWVSRSNDNQLVMDNFIPPLLDAVLLDYQRCKVPSAREPKVLSSMAIIVHKLRNHITNEVPKIFDAVFECTLDMINKNFEDYPQHRTSFYELLQAVNAHCFKAFLNIPPAQFRLVFDSVVWAFKHTMRNVADMGLNILYKMLQNLEQHPQAAQSFYQTYFTDILMQIFSVVTDTSHTAGLANHATILAYMFSLVENNKITVSLGPIPDNTIFIQEYVASLLKSAFNHLTDNQIKVFVTGLFNLDENVQAFKEHLRDFLIQIREITGEDDSDLYLEEREAALREEQANKRLMQRNIPGMLNPHELPEDMQDE
- the fy gene encoding protein fuzzy homolog isoform X2, yielding MVTYSEDWTYVWRDFHNAVTLIVCARSMTEGVLQTLAEIVFGSISLFVNFDELVDLTLLERMKKEARNYMPVVDAALEACTTRVMGFTNCILSTENQQLAQRLNDFSGLCGSLFCCLVVGNNVTVGTEGWWDLDAIDRELLLLLLNSSSSLQNDIPVYLPKKDATLAYRFVTIPLAPSSVICVICGAAPSFRELRSMAQDTFCSESLLQNMERSITRSLPEELEIDQCVLAIIVANLNVKKCILTPNSNQASGGKRTIGGGILRLDLLKKIFDQTVQYNKNINGVHTDDQIRSRCIEPLDQYWCLDYYKCYAHYDNIGNTIFILFMSSVPTPAMRFIAQKLLYSILQDKTISW